From a region of the Anopheles arabiensis isolate DONGOLA chromosome X unlocalized genomic scaffold, AaraD3 X_pericentromeric_contig0048, whole genome shotgun sequence genome:
- the LOC120908224 gene encoding uncharacterized protein LOC120908224 has translation MPSGTSGTRSSTLSVEGDIKCVTDQRHLTQQGVTEKLNASSTVSSNTDNDKHHLDGNNAPVNTTMIFDNTNFKSAVSALSVNNTNTVGDCGGTGVDASITNLKRQQSGNSVINVDSKVKSGLMNEKVITGASNAVGSIMKSPQSLTSNTSAHRPTTSIPVTTSSEGSSQHSIVGNSQRTVLSAGVTKQQSSTIITSTLQGIPFQKSETDYKEVKPFAFETDISHLIEGDKGIKQQSTVSAGLCLSKSIEVDGGNGHGRVSASVQNIISPSTADLNMKIASVKKVWEMPTVPEQTGSGTVNSGGGGSATCNVNMANEHSVSGSGNVPSGNNVHLKSNFVRTQHTSHQPQYQHSHAGTAGHHSPS, from the coding sequence ATGCCGTCAGGAACATCAGGAACACGTTCTTCAACATTATCAGTAGAAGGAGACATAAAGTGTGTAACAGATCAGCGTCACTTAACACAACAAGGTGTAACAGAAAAACTGAATGCTTCTTCCACAGTTAGCTCCAACACTGACAATGATAAGCATCATCTTGATGGCAATAATGCTCCAGTTAACACCACGATGATATTCGACAACACGAACTTCAAATCAGCCGTATCCGCGTTGAGtgtaaacaacacaaacacagtggGTGATTGCGGCGGAACGGGTGTAGACGCTTCCATAACGAATCTGAAACGTCAACAAAGTGGCAATAGTGTCATAAATGTTGATTCAAAAGTAAAATCAGGTTTAATGAATGAGAAAGTTATTACTGGTGCTTCTAATGCAGTTGGTTCAATAATGAAGTCACCACAATCTTTGACATCTAATACGTCAGCACATCGTCCAACAACTTCGATACCAGTAACGACATCAAGTGAAGGAAGTTCGCAACATAGCATCGTTGGTAATTCTCAAAGAACAGTGCTTTCTGCAGGTGTTACAAAACAACAGTCGTCCACTATTATCACAAGTACCCTGCAAGGAATTCCGTTTCAAAAAAGTGAGACCGATTATAAGGAAGTAAAACCATTTGCCTTTGAGACTGATATTAGCCATTTAATTGAAGGTGACAAAGGTATTAAGCAACAATCTACAGTATCGGCTGGATTGTGTTTATCAAAATCAATAGAAGTCGACGGAGGTAACGGTCATGGAAGAGTGTCTGCGTCAGTACAAAATATAATTTCTCCTTCGACAGCCGATTTGAACATGAAAATAGCAAGTGTAAAGAAAGTTTGGGAAATGCCCACTGTACCAGAACAAACAGGATCGGGAACAGTAAATAGTGGCGGCGGAGGTAGTGCTACATGCAACGTCAATATGGCAAATGAACATTCAGTTAGTGGTAGTGGAAATGTTCCTAGTGGAAATAATGttcatttaaaatcaaatttcgtAAGGACACAACATACATCCCATCAACCACAGTATCAACATTCCCATGCTGGAACTGCTGGTCATCACTCTCCCAGC